The sequence TTTGTCCTTTAATAATTCTTTATAAGCTCTTTCTGAACTCACGCCATTCACTTTATCGTTTGTGGCATCCAGGTTAAACCAATTATCTGGTCGCTTAGTATTTTGTGCCTTAAAGAGAAAGGCAGACAGAAGGAATGCACTGATTAATATTCTTTTCATTTTTTTTCTTTTAAATAAAAGATTTGCCATTAGAGGCAAATCATAGTGTGTATGAATACAAATATAATGGAACTTAGCCAAGCCTAATAGCCGTTCACACTAATTAAGAGTACATACTATAAAATACCCCATATAGGGTGATAGGAGGCTTTGGCTAAGCCCTATTGCTCGCAAAACAAACAAAAAAAGTCCAAAATAATTTCATTTCCCACCATTTGTAAAAAACAAGTACAGCGTTTATTTATTTTCACTATTTTTAGAAAAATTATTAAACTTTATAGAATGAAAAAAATTACTCTTTTATTATTTGCTCTGGCCGCTTTTTCAAAGCCCGCTTTTAGCCAGGCTGTTATTTCAATTGATGCTCCTCAGTACGATGGTTACTGGTCAGCTCTCTTAGGTCCTAATGGTTATGCCTCATCAGTTACCTCTCCAACCTTAACAATGGCTTACAACAGAGCTTGTTATTTAATTACACAAGCTGAATTAACGCGTATGATTGCCACTAACAGTGTTGTAACTGATTTTGGTTTTGATTTTTACAGACCAGGAAGTACTGCTGTTACAGGTCAGTTTACTCTATATCTACAAAATACTTCTGATGTAACTTATAATAAAGGAACAACCTTTTCGTCAATAATTACAGGTATGTCAACAAACTACAACGGCGCACTGATATTGCCAGGGGCTGCTACACAGGCCACTGCAGCTGTGAGCGTTCCGTTGTCTTCCAACTTTACCTATACTGGTGGTGGAATTTATGTAGCCTGGGACTGGTATACTTCAGCTCCAACTTCAACTGCTTACGCAAGATATTTGGCTACCTATGATGGTTCAACGATGGGTGTAAACGCTATGGCTCCAAGCGCAGGACCGGCTCCTACTACTCTCACAGTTGACATCGCTCGTCCATCTATGCGTTTTAAAGCTGCGAATACAGCTACTAATGAGGTAGGTGTTAACATCATGCAAACGCCAGGTTTAGATTCAAGACAAACAGGTGGCCAGGAAGTTCTTGCCCTTGTTAAAAATAATAGTTTAAATGCTTTAACAAATATTCCTGTTACTTTAAGCGTTACTGGTGCAAACAGCTATATTAACACACAAACTGTTGCCACTCTTGCTCCAGGGGCTACTACAGTGGTTGTATTTCCAGCTCACCAATCTACAGTGAGTGGTGCAAACAATATGACTGTTACAGTACCTTCTGATCAGTACGTTTATAATAACGGTTTAATCTGGACTCAAACAGTAACTTGTGCTGATTACGGAAATAACCCACCAGTTGCAGCGTCTTCTTTTAGTTCTGAATCTTATGGCGCTCAGGCAACTATTGCCACACCATTCATGTCGTCTGGTTCAAGCAGTATTACAGGTATCAAATATGCTCCTTCACAAACTCCTGGTGGAAGCTATCAAATGCGTGGTGTTTTGTTAGATGCAGGTGGAACTATCCTCGCAACTACAAATACACTTAATCTATCAGCAGCAAGCTACGGCACTTATGCGAATTTTAAGTTTACTCCTCCTGTTGAACTAACACCAAATACTCAGTATTTCTATGGAATTTCACAGTTAACCTCAGGTGTTTTTGCATTCGGAACATTAGATGTGTTAGCAACTACAAATTTGAACTTATATTATTTCTGTCCAAATTCTGGCGGATCTATTGGATCTCCTCAAAATCAAATGGGCTATTTAGGATTACAAGCTACTTTGAGCTTCTCTCAAACAACATTAGATGAAGCCTATGCTTCCTCAACAGTTATCTGTAAACAAGATGGAGCGAATTCTGTAACCTTAACCGCTTTTGGCGGGTCAAGCTCTTTCTCATGGACTCCAGGAAACCTTGGTGGTGCTGAAGTTGTTGTTACTCCAACGGTAGCTGGTGCTTCCGGAACGGTGAACTACGTTGCTAGTGGTACTGACGGTGTTAGTAAATGTAAAAGTAACACTATAACTGTACCAGTTGTTGTAAGTGCTTGTGCAGCTATCAGCTCTAATACTTCAAACGGATTTGATCTTAAATTATATCCTAATCCAAGTGCTACGGGTAAATCTACACTTTCAGGATTGTCTGGAACCAACGTTATTACTGTTTATAACACTTTAGGTCAGATCGTAGCTACGCAAAAAAGCTCTGAAGAAACTACTGAGATTGATCTTTCTTCTCAACCTTCAGGTAATTACATGGTTAAAATTTCGAGCGACCGCAACGAGACAAGACTCGTGAAACTTATAAAATAATAATCAGTTTTCTTTTTTTGAATTTAACCCTCCGCGAAAACGGAGGGTTTTTTATTACCCACATCACGATCAACAACTAAAAAAATGTTAATCCGCCAACTTAGTGTAACAAATACTTCAAAATATACGTCTTAGTAGCAAATTATATGCTTTAAAATACTAATTTTGAACCTTTGAAAAAAATATCAATACTCGTTTTAGTTGTAACTCTCGTTCTTACGTCCTGCAATAGCTACAATAAGCTTCTGAAAAGTACAGACTATGAGCTTAAGCTCAGAAAAGCCAAAGAATATTACGATAAAGAATATTACATACGTTCTTCGCAGCTCTATGAAGAGTTAATGCCGGTTGTTAAGGGTACTGATAAAGCTGAGGAGGTATACTACTACTACACCTGGAGCGAATATAATCTTGGTGATTATATCTTGAGTCAGTACCACTTTAAAAACTATACACGACAATTTCCTAATGGTAAACATGTGGAAGAGTGTTATTACATGAATGCCTTTTGTTACTTCTTAAACTCCCCAAATTATAAGCTCGATCAGAGTTACACAAAAAATGCAATTAAAGAATTCCAGTCTTTCATTGATTTTTACCCTGAAAGCTCAAGAATGGATTCTTGTAATCTGCTAATTGACCAGTTAAGATCAAAATTAGAGAAGAAAGAATACGAGATAACCAAGCAGTATTATAAACTTGGAACCTGGAAAGCCGCTATTGTAGCGTCAAAAAACTTTATTAAGGAATATCCTTCAAGTAACTACAATGAGGAAATGTATTATATGATTATAGACTCCTATTATACGCTTGCAATTAACAGTATTTATTCTAAAAAAGAGGAACGATTGAATGGAGCTATCGAAAATTATGTGAAATTCTTGGATTTATACCCTAAAAGTTCGTACATTAGCCGCTCAGAAAGTATTTATAATAGTAGTAAACGCCTAAAAGATAATTT is a genomic window of Sphingobacteriaceae bacterium containing:
- a CDS encoding outer membrane protein assembly factor BamD, with translation MKKISILVLVVTLVLTSCNSYNKLLKSTDYELKLRKAKEYYDKEYYIRSSQLYEELMPVVKGTDKAEEVYYYYTWSEYNLGDYILSQYHFKNYTRQFPNGKHVEECYYMNAFCYFLNSPNYKLDQSYTKNAIKEFQSFIDFYPESSRMDSCNLLIDQLRSKLEKKEYEITKQYYKLGTWKAAIVASKNFIKEYPSSNYNEEMYYMIIDSYYTLAINSIYSKKEERLNGAIENYVKFLDLYPKSSYISRSESIYNSSKRLKDNLN